TGTCAAGTGAAACGTCCTTTAGAACCTCACATTCTTTTCAATTACTTATCCATTTAATTTCCCCTAACCCAGTTCAAAGTTCGTTGCAGAATATTGTAGTTTCTGAGTTTCTAaaatttgatgtttttattgaaaatgtcgATGAAATTTTTCGATTCTCAGCAAATTTTTAGTAGTTCTACCATAATAATACTCTCTTCTTGCACCAGGGCAAGGGCTTCCTAAACGAACCGCTCAAGTTCGATGTCGTCGATGCGTTGGAGTACAATGTGACGGGCCTGCAACCCGATACCAAATACTCCATACAAGTGGCAGCGCTAACACGGAAAGGCGATGGTGATCGTAGCGCAGCAGTGATCGTGAAAACGCCAGGTGGTGTACCGGTACGACCAACAGTGAGTCTAAAAATAATGGAACGTGAACCAATTGTTTCCATCGAACTCGAATGGGAGCGACCAGCGCAAACGTATGGTGAACTGCGTGGCTATCGTTTACGTTGGGGTGTTAAAGATCAACCACTAAAAGAGGAGATACTACCCGGACCACAGATAACAAAACGGCGCTTCAATGACTTGGAACGTGGTGTGGAATATGAATTCCGTGTAGCGGGTAGCAATCATATTGGTATCGGACAGGAGACAGTGAAAATCTTCCAAACACCTGAGGGTACACCAGGCGGACCGCCCGCAAATATAACAGTGCGCTTCCAAACACCGGATGTAGTGTGCGTCACGTGGGATCCGCCAACACGTGAACACCGCAATGGCATTATAACACGTTATGATGTGCAATTTCACAAGAAAATCGATCATGGTTTAGGTTCGGAACGTAATATGACCGTGCGCAAGGCGGTGTTTACAAATCTCGAAGAGAATACTGAATATATCTTCCGCGTGCGCGCATACACGAAACAAGGTTCTGGGCCATTTAGTGATAAGATCTTTATTGAAACGGAACGTGATATGGGACGTGCGCCGATGTCAGTGCAGGCGGTAGCCACATCCGAGCAAACGGCTGAGATCTGGTGGGAACCCGTGCCATCACGTGGCAAATTGCTGGGCTACAAGATTTTCTATACCATGACAGCTGTTGAGGACTTAGATGAATGGCAGACAAAGACAGTGGGTCTTACGGAGTCAGCCGATTTGGTTAATTTGGAAAAGTTTGCACAGTATGCTGTGGCGATAGCGGCGCGTTTCAAGAACGGTTTGGGACGTCTGAGCGAAAAAGTCACTGTTAAGATAAAGCCCGAAGATGTGCCACTAAATTTGCGCGCTCATGACGTTAGCACACATTCCATGACGTTGAGTTGGTCACCACCTATACGGCTAAATCCGACTAATTACAAAATCTCTTTTGACGCGATGAAAGTATTTGTGGACTCGCAGGGGTTTACGCAAACGCAAATTGTACAGAAACGTgatattattttgaaacattACGTGAAATCGCATACAATCAACGAGCTGAGTCCTTTCACAACGTATAATGTTAATGTAAGCGCCATACCACCGGACTACTCTTACCGCCCGCCAACTAAAATCACCGTTACAACACAAATGGCTGCGCCGCAACCTATGGTGAAACCCGATTTCTATGGTGTAGTAAACGGTGAGGAAATATTAGTGATATTACCGCAGGCATCCGAGGAGTATGGACCCATCTCACATTACTATCTTGTTGTGGTGCCTGAGGATAAATCGAATCTGCATAAGAATCCAGATCAGTTCCTAACTGAAGATTTGCTGCCTGGACGTAATAAACCCGAACGTCCGAACTCGCCTTATATTGCCGCCAAGTTCCCACAACGTTCCATACCCTTCACCTTCCATCTCGGCTCCGGTGATGATTATCACAACTTCACCAACCGTAAGCTGGAGCGCGACAAGCGTTATCGTATTTTTGTGCGCGCCGTTGTCGATACACCGCAAAAGCATCTTTACACATCCAGTCCGTTCTCGGAATTCCTCTCATTGGATATGCGTGAAGCGCCACCTGGCGAACGACCACATCGTCCCGACCCGAATTGGCCATCCGAACCAGAAGTGTCTGTCAATCGCAACAAAGACGAACAGGGTATGTGGTGGGTAGCGCTACCCGTTGTTGCcgcactcattttcaccatatTCGTTACCTGGTGTATTGTGCGTCGTCGTCGTCAACCATGTAAAACACCCGATCAAGCTGCTGTCACGCGTCCATTGATGGCAGCCGATCTGGGTGCCGGCCCCACACCTAGTGATCCCGTCGATATGCGTCGCTTGAACTTCCAAACTCCCGGCATGATTTCGCATCCGCCCATACCAATTTCCGAATTCGCCAATCACATTGAACGCCTCAAAGCGAATGACAATCAGAAATTTTCGCAAGAATATGAGAGCATCGAACCGGGACAACAATTCACATGGGACAATTCCAATTATGATTATAATAAATCGAAGAACCGTTACGCGAATGTAACCGCTTATGATCACTCGCGCGTACAATTGCCGCTGATGGACGGTGTTATCGGTTCGGATTATATAAACGCCAACTATTGTGATGGCTATCGCAAGCATAATGCTTATGTGGCAACTCAGGGACCATTACAGGAGACTTTCAGTGACTTCTGGCGCATGTGTTGGGAATTGAAAACCACCACCATCGTTATGATGACACGTCTAGAGGAACGTACACGCATCAAATGCGATCAATATTGGCCGGTGCGTGGCACGGAGACTTATGGACAAATGTTTGTCACGATCACCGAAACGCAAGAGCTCGCCACCTACAGCATACGTACATTCCAGTTATGTCGTCAAGGTTTTAATGAACGTCGTGAAATCAAACAATTGCAATTCACCGCCTGGCCCGATCATGGCGTACCCGAACATCCAGCACCATTCCTACAATTCTTACGTCGTTGTCGTGCGCTCACACCACCCGATTCGGGTCCAGTTGTGGTACACTGCTCGGCTGGTGTCGGACGTACTGGTTGTTATATTGTTATCGATTCGATGTTGGAACGCATGAAACATGAGAAGATCATTGACATTTACGGACATGTGACTTGTTTGCGCGCACAACGTAACTACATGGTACAGACTGAGGAtcaatacatattcatacatgaTGCCATCTTGGAAGCCATCATTTGTGGTCTCACCGAGGTGCCGGCACGCAATTTACACACCCACCTACAAAAGTTACTACTAACCGAACCGGGTGAAAATATCACTGGCATGGAAATGGAATTTAAGAAACTCTCCAATGTTAAGGTGGACTCATCGAAATTCGTCACCGCTAATTTGCCATGTAATAAGAATAAAAACCGTTTGGTACACATACTACCGTATGAATCGAGTCGTGTCTACCTTACACCCATACATGGCATCGAAGGTAGTGACTACATCAATGCTAGCTTTATTGATGGCTATCGCTATCGTTCGGCTTATATAGCCGCTCAGGGTCCTGTACAGGATACTGCTGAAGATTTCTGGCGTATGCTGTGGGAGCACAACTCCACGATTGTTGTTATGCTCACCAAACTTAAGGAGATGGGCAGAGTAAGTGTagcatttttagaatttttaggaAATATTTGAGGTTTagttgcaaaaattaatttttcactgtAATTTTTTAGGAAAAATGCTATCAGTATTGGCCACATGAGCGTTCTGTACGCTATCAGTACTACGTGGTGGATCCAATCGCTGAATATAATATGCCACAGTATAAACTACGCGAGTTCAAGGTAAAGAATATTATAGGTTATGTTACACGTTTTGCGTATTCAAACATAATTCAGTTTACTTAGACTGTTATACCATATCGTAATATGCCTTTAATTTCTCCAACCACAGGTTACCGATGCACGTGATGGCTCCTCACGCACCGTACGCCAATTCCAATTCATCGATTGGCCCGAACAAGGTGTACCCAAGTCTGGTGAAGGTTTTATCGACTTTATCGGTCAAGTGCATAAGACAAAAGAACAATTCGGGCAAGATGGTCCCATTACGGTGCATTGTAGCGCTGGCGTAGGACGCACTGGTGTCTTTATAACACTCAGTATTGTATTGGAACGTATGCAATATGAGGGCGTATTGGATGTATTCCAAACGGTGCGCATATTACGCGCTCAACGCCCGGCAATGGTGCAAACGGAGGTGAATATcatatgatttatattttttaataaaatatattattttaaaaataaaaatattgttataaaataataatcaaaatattaattttaaaaaatttagttaagtgATGTGTTAACGTAACGCAAAGCCAGTTAGCATGATTATACACCaataaaccaataaaaaataaaattacatattctAAAAAAGATGTCgtcaatacatattaaaaataacttaacgtaacgtaacttaacgcaacttaacataacataaagtaatatttaaattttaaccaaaaaaatattttgatacagtattaaaaataacttaacgtaacgtaacttaacttaacatagcataacgtaatatttaaattttaaccaaaaagaTATTTTGAAACAACATCGagcttaatttaaaaataaatttagtaatacGATTACAAATAGAACaacgtaacttaacataacatagcgtaataattaaagtttaacCAAGAGCATATAATGAAACAGTACTAAAATAACTTAACGTAATGTAACTTAACATagcataacttaacataaaataaagtaatatataaatttatttttgttaaaatttttatttattttttttttattttgaaacggtattaaaaatgtattaaaaataacttaacttaacttaacatagaaaaacttaacataacataacgtaatatttaaattttaaccaaaaatatattttgaaaataagtaaaaaaaaaaacttaacgtaacgtaacttaacatagcataactaaacataacataacgtaatatttaaattttaaccaaaaaaatattttgaaacagtTTTATAAAACgtaacttaacgtaacgtaacataactttacataacataacgtaataaatgtttataaaaacttttaaacaaaatttaatttaatgtgaagattaaattaatgatattattataaatagatCGACATAACTTAACACAGCAcgacataaaatttatattttttttttttgttaacccatttttttattaaaattatataatatattgtaattaaaattattatatcttCCATTTCAGGATCAATATCATTTCTGCTATCGCGCCGCTTTGGAGTATCTCGGCTCATTTGATAACTACACTAATTAAGTTGGCAGCTATTCAGCTTCAATTCTAAACAACATACTTGTTAGCTACAATACAGCGTAAAGAACTCGttattgaaatacaaaaaattaaaaattcttcagTCGCACTTCAACTTTAATTTGGTTGAAGAAAAGTGGTTATTCCGAAAGCTGGTTTTGCGCCTAAAAAGCTGCTACGTCTTTAGTGAAATTACTTAATTCCCTGCATTATCATTAGAACCAGTCTTATAAGTTTGCTTTTCAACTGGTTCCAACTTGTATAAACGAAATTAAAACACGCcacaaaacaacaagaacaaagaaCAAAACGTATCGCTATTGTATTCACTAAATACTAAGTTAAATTGCTTAGATTTATAAGCACAAAGCAAGTTAtcgaaaaaagaacaaaataatttagtaaaatatacgtacataccaacatatgtatgtactaacaggcgtttgtatgtatgtatctagttGTTAAGTAATTTAGTTGTTAATTAtattaagttaagtaaaaatgtaatattaaattgaatacaTACACACCATCTCGCTAATTTAGCAAGCATACAATTTGATTAGTCACCTAACTGCCCCCCAACACATACAACACACATTTGTCTTTTAAGTTATTTGTGAACTAAAAAGACTGTTATGCATTAAATTGATTGACTAAATCAGTAATATTTACTAAATGATTCATGCAATGCATTAGCTGTACTAATGATGATTATACTTAAATGAAATTgcgtataaattttaactatacTAAGGGTTTAATTAACTGACAAttgttttttagattttcaattGCGagtaaatttcaaagaaaaataattcaacTTTAAAACATGCTTAATTTAAACTAATAAGCACAATCAAAATTATGTCTGTAATATGTTAATAGTAAACGATTAGTTAATTTgtcaaacaaaaaagtttgtTGTAGTCTTTAGAAATGCGCATGATTTCTTGTGACTAAATGTTTTGTGTCTAATAACCTGTTTAGAGGTGCGATATATTAGACGTGAGTATGCCAAGAGATTGTGTTTAttgattgaagaaattttaattaaaaaactttaatgaaattaattatattttatgttctatattttaatgcaattttaattttgtacttACAATGTGCTTTGTAtgaaattcttttaaatattattttttaattaaaatataattagcagaaatattgttttttaagacattttagtattatataatttaagtttGGCAGCAATTAACCATTTTGAATCTCATTGCAAAagtcaataatttaatttagcaGCGAAAGcatatcttaattttatatatatttttttaggttatgttaaaacaattattgaaaaagtgtaatattttaacaatggcttatgttatgttaaaataattattgaaaaagtGTAAGATAACAGTATttcttaacttaatttttttaaataatatgtaattcatttaaagtaatttatttttttggcaacttttgacaacaaaataaaaaaaaatgaacagTAGTCAActtatcattaaatattttaatatatttacaactaaaattaaaacGACAAAGTCTTCTAGAACATACAACAGGCAGTCcactaatattaaattaaaatattataattttaatgtaaataataaatatttatgtaaattcgatataattttagtttaagaGCTAAAATCACAACAAGAAAACCttataaatcattaattttgtggttgaaaaatattaatttcattaacaatatttatataatttgtgtAAGTGAATTctttagtgaaaaaaatattaattttgctaacaatttttatataacttatataagtgtagaaatttaatttgtttaaaaattataattattttttatttttacattatactttacacacaacacaatataagtaaaaatacaaaaccacAACGACCAGGCAGCTCTTCCGCAGCAATCACTTTGTAAGGACTTTGAAATGAAACCGATaagattttgtaaaaatagtaaacaataataTAACTAGCAAAAGGCaatagttgaaatatttatatgaaaatgtaataaGCAATAGTAATATGTGGAGTAAAGTATTACTGTGAAATAGTGTATGAAGATATTTTCTTTGTgttcgataattattttttatgaaatagtgcattaagttttatattataataaattagtttttaggtaaaaaaatatttctaacttgcatttgattttattattattttttaaacaacaactaatttaataaatttaattttttaagatttgaagcttgcaaacaatttaaaatgaaattaaaaacaaaaaaatgcgtaaatatttactaaaaacgcAATTTGtccaaaatattacaaaaatacggaataaaacaacaaaaatgtactaaaagatattaattttgatttttttgatactATAACACggaatattaaattgaaaatttttgcattaattaaaaagttaaaaaaattacctttattattaattattttatttgaatccacaaaaaaataattagaattaactcctttttctctaaattaatgtttttatgccatcttaaatgaaattaaaagcttactaaaatttccaattgcaataaaaattacaaaaaattaaaaaaacacttaaatgaatatctaaaaattattttttttattatttgccttaaaaatatatatagtatcttGCCTTAAATGTGAATATGCCAACCCTTAATTCAGTTCTATTCTTGTTTTTACCACGTTCTgccttaattaatttaagttcCCTTTAATAAAGATAACTTATGcaatttttaagttaattaatgtataattatttgtataaaaaatgtgtattttatgttttgtaaattttcaaataaaataaagcgaTTTAATTGAGGAAagactttttgatttttattgtttttatttactttattcaaATTGTGATTTCTATAAACTTAACAAGTTTAAAAACTCGATTATTATCAGTTATAGCttgtatcgattttttttatattaaatttagattaatttttttttattacattttattttttgaagtttttatatataaaattgaaattattaaaataaaaaattttattttttgctaaaaaaattattaattgtttgaagaaaaatatgatttttttcttttaacaaaaatattagatatatttatttcatgcaatttttgtttaatatttcatacttttttatttctattattatta
This portion of the Zeugodacus cucurbitae isolate PBARC_wt_2022May chromosome 3, idZeuCucr1.2, whole genome shotgun sequence genome encodes:
- the Lar_1 gene encoding tyrosine-protein phosphatase Lar isoform X6, encoding MGLQMAALPAANNHVAVTQTPTNTLRTPTTTVIAAIAQTVRKLNNAISATSSIATLLLCIVLLTWSPTTIGVDAVHPPEIIKKPQNQGVRVGGVASFYCAARGDPPPSIVWRKSSKKLSGTQSRYTVLEQPGGISILRIEPVRAGRDDAPYECVAENGVGDAVSADATLTVYEGDKTPPGFPVITQGPSTRVIEVGHTAVMQCKAIGNPTPTIYWIKNQTKVDMSNPRYSIKDGGLQIEQSREEDQGKYECVAENSVGTEHSKATNLYVKVRRVPPTFSRPPEPINEVMLGANLNLSCIAVGSPMPHVKWMKGAQDLTPENDIPIGRNILQLTNIQQSANFTCIAASSLGQIEATAMVKVQSLPAAPTDVQISEVTATSVRLEWSYKGPEDLQYYVIQYKPKNANQAFSEISGIITMFYVVRALSPYTEYEFYVIAVNTIGRGPPSKPETCTTGETKMESAPRNVQVRPLSSSTMVITWEPPETPNGQVTGYKVYYTTNPNQPEASWDSQMVDNSELTTISELTPHAIYTVRVQAYTSMGAGPMSTPVQVKTQQGVPSQPSNFRATDIGETAVTLQWSKPTHSSENIVHYELYWNDTYANQDHHKRISNTESYTLDGLYPDTLYYIWLAARSQRGEGATTPPIPVRTKQYVPGDPQDVKATPLNSTSIHVTWKPPLEKDRNGIIRGYHIHVQEMRDEGKGFLNEPLKFDVVDALEYNVTGLQPDTKYSIQVAALTRKGDGDRSAAVIVKTPGGVPVRPTVSLKIMEREPIVSIELEWERPAQTYGELRGYRLRWGVKDQPLKEEILPGPQITKRRFNDLERGVEYEFRVAGSNHIGIGQETVKIFQTPEGTPGGPPANITVRFQTPDVVCVTWDPPTREHRNGIITRYDVQFHKKIDHGLGSERNMTVRKAVFTNLEENTEYIFRVRAYTKQGSGPFSDKIFIETERDMGRAPMSVQAVATSEQTAEIWWEPVPSRGKLLGYKIFYTMTAVEDLDEWQTKTVGLTESADLVNLEKFAQYAVAIAARFKNGLGRLSEKVTVKIKPEDVPLNLRAHDVSTHSMTLSWSPPIRLNPTNYKISFDAMKVFVDSQGFTQTQIVQKRDIILKHYVKSHTINELSPFTTYNVNVSAIPPDYSYRPPTKITVTTQMAAPQPMVKPDFYGVVNGEEILVILPQASEEYGPISHYYLVVVPEDKSNLHKNPDQFLTEDLLPGRNKPERPNSPYIAAKFPQRSIPFTFHLGSGDDYHNFTNRKLERDKRYRIFVRAVVDTPQKHLYTSSPFSEFLSLDMREAPPGERPHRPDPNWPSEPEVSVNRNKDEQGMWWVALPVVAALIFTIFVTWCIVRRRRQPCKTPDQAAVTRPLMAADLGAGPTPSDPVDMRRLNFQTPGMISHPPIPISEFANHIERLKANDNQKFSQEYESIEPGQQFTWDNSNYDYNKSKNRYANVTAYDHSRVQLPLMDGVIGSDYINANYCDGYRKHNAYVATQGPLQETFSDFWRMCWELKTTTIVMMTRLEERTRIKCDQYWPVRGTETYGQMFVTITETQELATYSIRTFQLCRQGFNERREIKQLQFTAWPDHGVPEHPAPFLQFLRRCRALTPPDSGPVVVHCSAGVGRTGCYIVIDSMLERMKHEKIIDIYGHVTCLRAQRNYMVQTEDQYIFIHDAILEAIICGLTEVPARNLHTHLQKLLLTEPGENITGMEMEFKKLSNVKVDSSKFVTANLPCNKNKNRLVHILPYESSRVYLTPIHGIEGSDYINASFIDGYRYRSAYIAAQGPVQDTAEDFWRMLWEHNSTIVVMLTKLKEMGREKCYQYWPHERSVRYQYYVVDPIAEYNMPQYKLREFKVTDARDGSSRTVRQFQFIDWPEQGVPKSGEGFIDFIGQVHKTKEQFGQDGPITVHCSAGVGRTGVFITLSIVLERMQYEGVLDVFQTVRILRAQRPAMVQTEDQYHFCYRAALEYLGSFDNYTN
- the Lar_1 gene encoding tyrosine-protein phosphatase Lar isoform X5 produces the protein MGLQMAALPAANNHVAVTQTPTNTLRTPTTTVIAAIAQTVRKLNNAISATSSIATLLLCIVLLTWSPTTIGVDAVHPPEIIKKPQNQGVRVGGVASFYCAARGDPPPSIVWRKSSKKLSGTQSRYTVLEQPGGISILRIEPVRAGRDDAPYECVAENGVGDAVSADATLTVYEGDKTPPGFPVITQGPSTRVIEVGHTAVMQCKAIGNPTPTIYWIKNQTKVDMSNPRYSIKDGGLQIEQSREEDQGKYECVAENSVGTEHSKATNLYVKVRRVPPTFSRPPEPINEVMLGANLNLSCIAVGSPMPHVKWMKGAQDLTPENDIPIGRNILQLTNIQQSANFTCIAASSLGQIEATAMVKVQSLPAAPTDVQISEVTATSVRLEWSYKGPEDLQYYVIQYKPKNANQAFSEISGIITMFYVVRALSPYTEYEFYVIAVNTIGRGPPSKPETCTTGDFTFGGAKMESAPRNVQVRPLSSSTMVITWEPPETPNGQVTGYKVYYTTNPNQPEASWDSQMVDNSELTTISELTPHAIYTVRVQAYTSMGAGPMSTPVQVKTQQGVPSQPSNFRATDIGETAVTLQWSKPTHSSENIVHYELYWNDTYANQDHHKRISNTESYTLDGLYPDTLYYIWLAARSQRGEGATTPPIPVRTKQYVPGDPQDVKATPLNSTSIHVTWKPPLEKDRNGIIRGYHIHVQEMRDEGKGFLNEPLKFDVVDALEYNVTGLQPDTKYSIQVAALTRKGDGDRSAAVIVKTPGGVPVRPTVSLKIMEREPIVSIELEWERPAQTYGELRGYRLRWGVKDQPLKEEILPGPQITKRRFNDLERGVEYEFRVAGSNHIGIGQETVKIFQTPEGTPGGPPANITVRFQTPDVVCVTWDPPTREHRNGIITRYDVQFHKKIDHGLGSERNMTVRKAVFTNLEENTEYIFRVRAYTKQGSGPFSDKIFIETERDMGRAPMSVQAVATSEQTAEIWWEPVPSRGKLLGYKIFYTMTAVEDLDEWQTKTVGLTESADLVNLEKFAQYAVAIAARFKNGLGRLSEKVTVKIKPEDVPLNLRAHDVSTHSMTLSWSPPIRLNPTNYKISFDAMKVFVDSQGFTQTQIVQKRDIILKHYVKSHTINELSPFTTYNVNVSAIPPDYSYRPPTKITVTTQMAAPQPMVKPDFYGVVNGEEILVILPQASEEYGPISHYYLVVVPEDKSNLHKNPDQFLTEDLLPGRNKPERPNSPYIAAKFPQRSIPFTFHLGSGDDYHNFTNRKLERDKRYRIFVRAVVDTPQKHLYTSSPFSEFLSLDMREAPPGERPHRPDPNWPSEPEVSVNRNKDEQGMWWVALPVVAALIFTIFVTWCIVRRRRQPCKTPDQAAVTRPLMAADLGAGPTPSDPVDMRRLNFQTPGMISHPPIPISEFANHIERLKANDNQKFSQEYESIEPGQQFTWDNSNYDYNKSKNRYANVTAYDHSRVQLPLMDGVIGSDYINANYCDGYRKHNAYVATQGPLQETFSDFWRMCWELKTTTIVMMTRLEERTRIKCDQYWPVRGTETYGQMFVTITETQELATYSIRTFQLCRQGFNERREIKQLQFTAWPDHGVPEHPAPFLQFLRRCRALTPPDSGPVVVHCSAGVGRTGCYIVIDSMLERMKHEKIIDIYGHVTCLRAQRNYMVQTEDQYIFIHDAILEAIICGLTEVPARNLHTHLQKLLLTEPGENITGMEMEFKKLSNVKVDSSKFVTANLPCNKNKNRLVHILPYESSRVYLTPIHGIEGSDYINASFIDGYRYRSAYIAAQGPVQDTAEDFWRMLWEHNSTIVVMLTKLKEMGREKCYQYWPHERSVRYQYYVVDPIAEYNMPQYKLREFKVTDARDGSSRTVRQFQFIDWPEQGVPKSGEGFIDFIGQVHKTKEQFGQDGPITVHCSAGVGRTGVFITLSIVLERMQYEGVLDVFQTVRILRAQRPAMVQTEDQYHFCYRAALEYLGSFDNYTN
- the Lar_1 gene encoding tyrosine-protein phosphatase Lar isoform X4, with product MGLQMAALPAANNHVAVTQTPTNTLRTPTTTVIAAIAQTVRKLNNAISATSSIATLLLCIVLLTWSPTTIGVDAVHPPEIIKKPQNQGVRVGGVASFYCAARGDPPPSIVWRKSSKKLSGTQSRYTVLEQPGGISILRIEPVRAGRDDAPYECVAENGVGDAVSADATLTVYEGDKTPPGFPVITQGPSTRVIEVGHTAVMQCKAIGNPTPTIYWIKNQTKVDMSNPRYSIKDGGLQIEQSREEDQGKYECVAENSVGTEHSKATNLYVKVRRVPPTFSRPPEPINEVMLGANLNLSCIAVGSPMPHVKWMKGAQDLTPENDIPIGRNILQLTNIQQSANFTCIAASSLGQIEATAMVKVQSLPAAPTDVQISEVTATSVRLEWSYKGPEDLQYYVIQYKPKNANQAFSEISGIITMFYVVRALSPYTEYEFYVIAVNTIGRGPPSKPETCTTGETSDFTFGGAKMESAPRNVQVRPLSSSTMVITWEPPETPNGQVTGYKVYYTTNPNQPEASWDSQMVDNSELTTISELTPHAIYTVRVQAYTSMGAGPMSTPVQVKTQQGVPSQPSNFRATDIGETAVTLQWSKPTHSSENIVHYELYWNDTYANQDHHKRISNTESYTLDGLYPDTLYYIWLAARSQRGEGATTPPIPVRTKQYVPGDPQDVKATPLNSTSIHVTWKPPLEKDRNGIIRGYHIHVQEMRDEGKGFLNEPLKFDVVDALEYNVTGLQPDTKYSIQVAALTRKGDGDRSAAVIVKTPGGVPVRPTVSLKIMEREPIVSIELEWERPAQTYGELRGYRLRWGVKDQPLKEEILPGPQITKRRFNDLERGVEYEFRVAGSNHIGIGQETVKIFQTPEGTPGGPPANITVRFQTPDVVCVTWDPPTREHRNGIITRYDVQFHKKIDHGLGSERNMTVRKAVFTNLEENTEYIFRVRAYTKQGSGPFSDKIFIETERDMGRAPMSVQAVATSEQTAEIWWEPVPSRGKLLGYKIFYTMTAVEDLDEWQTKTVGLTESADLVNLEKFAQYAVAIAARFKNGLGRLSEKVTVKIKPEDVPLNLRAHDVSTHSMTLSWSPPIRLNPTNYKISFDAMKVFVDSQGFTQTQIVQKRDIILKHYVKSHTINELSPFTTYNVNVSAIPPDYSYRPPTKITVTTQMAAPQPMVKPDFYGVVNGEEILVILPQASEEYGPISHYYLVVVPEDKSNLHKNPDQFLTEDLLPGRNKPERPNSPYIAAKFPQRSIPFTFHLGSGDDYHNFTNRKLERDKRYRIFVRAVVDTPQKHLYTSSPFSEFLSLDMREAPPGERPHRPDPNWPSEPEVSVNRNKDEQGMWWVALPVVAALIFTIFVTWCIVRRRRQPCKTPDQAAVTRPLMAADLGAGPTPSDPVDMRRLNFQTPGMISHPPIPISEFANHIERLKANDNQKFSQEYESIEPGQQFTWDNSNYDYNKSKNRYANVTAYDHSRVQLPLMDGVIGSDYINANYCDGYRKHNAYVATQGPLQETFSDFWRMCWELKTTTIVMMTRLEERTRIKCDQYWPVRGTETYGQMFVTITETQELATYSIRTFQLCRQGFNERREIKQLQFTAWPDHGVPEHPAPFLQFLRRCRALTPPDSGPVVVHCSAGVGRTGCYIVIDSMLERMKHEKIIDIYGHVTCLRAQRNYMVQTEDQYIFIHDAILEAIICGLTEVPARNLHTHLQKLLLTEPGENITGMEMEFKKLSNVKVDSSKFVTANLPCNKNKNRLVHILPYESSRVYLTPIHGIEGSDYINASFIDGYRYRSAYIAAQGPVQDTAEDFWRMLWEHNSTIVVMLTKLKEMGREKCYQYWPHERSVRYQYYVVDPIAEYNMPQYKLREFKVTDARDGSSRTVRQFQFIDWPEQGVPKSGEGFIDFIGQVHKTKEQFGQDGPITVHCSAGVGRTGVFITLSIVLERMQYEGVLDVFQTVRILRAQRPAMVQTEDQYHFCYRAALEYLGSFDNYTN